One window of bacterium genomic DNA carries:
- a CDS encoding PASTA domain-containing protein: protein MNKVFTPKSSPALSFWRRGLIAALNNRFFRLAAGLFALALAFGLLMDWIVMPLYTRHGQEVEIPNITKMRYEDAKATLENAGFAIIKEEERFSDELPFGYVVEQSPAPQAKVKYGRRVHVVTSRGEKRIQVPDLVGRSQREAELLLNQARLALGSVSYDYSSIHPEGAISWQSVPPRAEVAMNTKVNITLSVGPEPEAFVVPQLEGRTLQDAVLKIQQAGLRIGQLTYTIVPDLLPETVIRQSLQANTIVEKGAAIDLELSSLPDRND, encoded by the coding sequence ATGAACAAGGTTTTTACTCCCAAAAGCTCCCCGGCTTTGAGCTTCTGGCGGCGCGGCCTGATTGCCGCGCTGAACAACCGCTTCTTCCGGCTGGCCGCCGGACTGTTCGCCCTCGCGCTCGCGTTCGGCCTGTTGATGGACTGGATCGTGATGCCGCTCTACACCCGCCACGGCCAGGAAGTGGAAATCCCGAACATCACCAAGATGCGCTATGAAGACGCCAAAGCCACATTGGAAAATGCCGGTTTCGCGATCATCAAGGAGGAAGAACGCTTCAGTGACGAACTGCCCTTCGGTTACGTGGTCGAGCAAAGCCCGGCGCCGCAGGCCAAAGTGAAATATGGCCGGCGCGTACACGTCGTCACCAGCCGCGGCGAGAAGCGCATTCAAGTGCCGGATCTCGTCGGCCGCTCGCAGCGCGAAGCCGAGCTGCTGTTGAATCAGGCGCGGCTGGCGTTGGGCTCGGTAAGTTATGACTATTCCAGCATTCACCCCGAGGGCGCGATAAGCTGGCAGTCGGTGCCGCCGCGCGCCGAAGTCGCGATGAACACCAAAGTCAACATCACGCTGAGCGTCGGGCCGGAACCGGAGGCGTTCGTGGTGCCGCAGCTCGAGGGCCGCACGCTGCAGGATGCCGTGCTCAAGATCCAGCAGGCGGGTCTGCGCATCGGCCAACTCACCTACACCATCGTGCCGGATTTGCTGCCCGAGACCGTGATCCGGCAATCGCTGCAAGCCAATACCATCGTCGAAAAGGGCGCCGCGATTGATTTAGAACTCAGTTCCCTGCCGGATCGCAATGATTGA